The sequence AGAAAAAAAGTGTTTGAGTGGTTCATAAGCCTTCGCTACCTGCGGGCACAGCACAAACAAAAATTCATATCACTCATTTCATTTATCTCCGTTGCCGGCATTACCATGGGTGTTATGGCACTTATCGTGGTGCTGGCAGTATATTCCGGTTTCACAAATGGTCTGCGTGACCAGATCCTTGGGATTAACTCTCACCTCATTGTCCAGCGCCTCGGTGGAATAATCCCGGACTATACTCTGGTACGCGACAGGATTGTGACCATAAACGATGTCACCGGAGCCACCCCTTATCTCTACGCACAAACACTGCTGTCAGGTACACGAGGTGGAACCGGTGTGGTGCTTCGCGGAATCGACCCGGCTACTGCAAGAGGTGTGATCGCACTTCCTGAACAAATGGTTGAAGGAAGCATCGATGGTCTTATTCAGGATACAAATGCCAGACTCCCGGGAATAATACTGGGTATTGCCATGGCCGCTGACCTTCACGTGACTGTTGGTGGCAAAGTGCGTCTGATCTCTCCCGCCGGCCCTCTCACCCCCATGGGGATCATCCCTAAGATCAAAACCTGTCAGATAGTAGGTATCTTTGAATCTGGGATGTATGAATATGACTCAACAATTGCCTATATGCATATTCCGGCAGTTCAGGATTTCCTGGAAAGTGGTGATGTGGTCCACGGGATTGAAGTCACCGTAAAGGAAAAAGAGTTAAACCGGGCAGACCGTGTCGGAAAGCAGATTGTCGAACTTCTGGGAAGCACATTTGTGGCCAAAGACTGGATGTCCATGAACCGCAACCTCTTTGCCGCCTTTAAGCTTGAGAAAATCGGAATGTTTATCTGTGTTGCCCTTATCATACTTGTTGCAGCATTGAATATTGTTTCGGCACTCATCATGGTTGTTATGGAGAAAGACAAGGATATTGCCATACTTAAATCCATGGGAGCAACATCTGGGACCATAATGAAAATTTTCTTCTATCAGGGCCTTGTTATCGGAGTTCTTGGTACTTTTCTTGGTGTTCTTGGTGGACTTGGACTCTGTGAAATTTTGTCCCGCTACCAATTTATTGAACTTCCCTCCAATGTGTACCCCATGAACACCCTGCCCATTAAAGTTTTACCCATGGATGTTACAATCATCGCTGTTTCCGCACTCGTCATAACACTGTCCGCCACCATTTATCCCTCCTGGAAAGCGTCAAGGGTGAAGCCTGCCGAGGTACTTTCATAATGATTAATCAGGAGTCACTTTTTTCTGCAACAAACATTTGTAAAAGTTTCCACAGCGGAACTGAAAAGATTGAAATACTAAAAGACCTTGGGTTCAGCATCAATCAAGGTGAGATGATAGCCATAGTTGGGGCCTCGGGATCGGGAAAAACAACTCTGCTACAGATCCTAGGAACCCTTGACAGTCCCGATAGTGGTGAGATTTTATTCAACGGCAGAAACCTGACGACTATGAGTGATAATGCTCTTTCACGTTTCCGTAACAAATCCGTGGGATTTATTTTTCAATTTCACCATCTCCTTCCAGAATTCACAGCCCTTGAAAATGTTATGATGCCTGGACTTATTGCGGGAAAGTCAAAGCTTGAGATGAAAGGACCCGCAATGAAACTCCTGAAGCAGGTCGAACTCGACCATAGGACCGGACACAAAGTCAACGAACTTTCGGGCGGCGAACAACAACGCACTGCTCTTGCCCGGGCACTCATCATGAAACCTGCTTTACTTCTTGCGGATGAACCAACGGGAAATCTTGATGGGCGTTCAGGGAATATTGTCTTTGATCTTATCAAATCCCTGTGCAGAGATATGCAGCTCGCCACGATAATGGTTACACATAATAGAGAACTTGCTCAAAAAATGGACTCTACTTTTACTCTCGAAAACAAAATTCTTGCTCGACAGTCCACAGTCTCCAGTCACGATATAACCACTGAATAATTTAACCCCTCTTACCATTTATTTCGACAACGACATCACATGTCTCTGTTTCAGGGGGAAATTACTCACTTTTCTCCAAAAACCTCCGATGAGCCAGCATCATTTGTATCTGGCTGTACGAAAAATCATCTCCAAGCTGTGATTTTATAGCTTTCAGGGTATCATCTTCAGCTGCTGCTATCCCTGCTGCAATACGCTTCTGCAAATCAGGCGAAAGCAAAGTATCAACGGACAGTTTCCCAGTTTGAACAAAAAAACAGAGATGTTTCTCTATTGTACTGGGGGCAAGCCCCCGCTCCCCTGCAATATCCTTAACACTTTTTCCAGCAGTAAACATTTCCAGGCTGATATCTCTGGTAGATTCTTTTCGAGATTCCATCGTTTTTGGCTTATTTGCTTCAGGCTCTGGCAATGACACTGTCTCAATATTTTCTTTTTCTCGATAGGTACGAACAAGGGTTACAATGTCATCGCCGTAATTTTCGACGGTCTTTTTTCCAACACCTGGAATTGCCAGTAATTCTTTCAGACTCTGGGGCAGACAGACCACAATCTGAATTAACACCCGCTGATACAGAACCTGAAATCTGGCCACATCAAGTTCCGTCGCCTTTGCGGTACGCCAATCGCGGAGAATGTCAAAGAGTTCAGGATGTTCAATGTCAGATTCGGTGTAGGTTGCAGCCTGCTGCTTTTTCACCGTCAAGGGTTGGAAATCTATTTCTGCGACAGACACTGCCCGCAGATATCCCGATGGTGAAAAACCGTTTTCACAGGATTTCATTCCTGCAGATTTTACCACTATCTCTTTTCTGCAGTTATTAAGAACATTACTAATTTTTTTCCGCAGTTCTTTGTTATCCGTTTCAAAATGCAGGCTTTGCACGGAGCCATCAAATATGGCAGAAAACTTCTCCTGAAACCAGTAAGATGCCTTTTTAATCCGATCCAGAATGTGTTTGTCGGTCTCCGGCAGGTTATTGTCTTTGAAAATAGTCCAGAGCTGATTCCTGAAATTTTCACTCACTGAAAAAATGGATTCCCGAGCCTGCTGTTCAATAAGCGTCAAGTCACCTGTACCCGAAAGCTGGATCACTCTTGCATTGCGCTTCAGCAAGTGGACAAGATAGCCAAGATGTTTTGCCAGCAGGGTAAAATCAAAACATTCGTAGAGAAGTTTTTGCTGATAGCTGATTTTTGCCTCGTGAAGGATTCTCTCAGATGGCGGATTGCTGCGACACAGTTTGTCAAACTGCAATACCACACGATCCGTAGCCACCCCACTTGTACTGATAGGTGAACTGAGGACCAACCCTTCCAGCGTTTTACAGCGACTGAGCGCTACATACACCTGCCCATGGGCAAAGGCTCCCTGAGCATCAATAATTGCCCGCTCAAAGGTAAGCCCCTGACTCTTATGAATAGTGATGGCCCAGGCAAGTTTCAAGGGATACTGATCGAACCTTCCGACAACTTCCTCTTCTATCTCCTTATTCGCCTCATTTATTGTATATTTGATATTTTCCCAGCTGACCGGCTCCACTTCAACCTCTTCAGCATCTCCCGGACACAGCACAAATATTGTCTTCCCGATAATGGCAGTAATCTTTCCAATTTTTCCATTATAGTACTCTTTTTCAGGAGACGGGTCATTACGGACAAACATGACCTGGGCCCCTTTTTTCAGGGTCAGTTGTGGCAGTGTTGGGTAAATATGTTCAGGGAAATCTCCAGAGATAGCCGCAGTAAACGAATATTTCTTTCCACCAAGCTCCCGTAATCGTGTCTGGTTAATTGATTCCGCACTGGCATTATGGGTGGTAAGGGTAATATATCCCTGATCTTCCGAAGGGATAAAATCACTTATAAAGCGCTCATTCAAAGCATTAATAGTAGGCGGATCGAGTCTGTTTTCCCGCACACTATTCAGGATGCTGATAAAGTTTTCATCGGATTGTCTGTAGATATGTTTGAGCTCGATAGTGAGCAACTCCGTCTGCGACAGGGCCTTACTGGAAAAGAAATAGACCGATTCATAATATTTCTGCAGAAGATTCCACTCATGCTGTTTTGCGACGGGTGACAACTGATGCAGATCACCAATCATCAGCAGTTGCACCCCTCCAAATGGCTGTTCACTGTGACGATGACGGCGCAAGGCGGCATCCACTGCATCGAGCAAATCAGCCCGTACCATACTGATTTCATCGATCACCAGCAGATCTAGACTCTGTATGATCTTCTTTTTTTCCTTGGAAAAACGAAACTGACGCTGACTGTTTCGTTCGTATGAATCACTACCGGGGATATAGGGACCAAAGGGGAGCTGAAAAAATGAGTGCAGGGTTACTCCGCCGGCATTCATTGCCGCCACGCCGGTGGGAGCTGTAATGATCATCCGCTTGGGGGTCTGTTCCTGAAGGCCATGAAGAAAGGTAGTTTTACCGGTTCCCGCCTTTCCCGTCAGAAAAAGAGTACTGCCGGTATACTGAACGAAATCACTTGCCAGCTGCAGTTGGTGGTTGATGGGAGACATGGAAAGGCTGGTGATATAATTACTGCTACCCGATTTTGAGATAATTTCTCAGTACATCGGCAAACAATGGGGCCAGGGAATAGACTTCAAGCAGATCATCACTTACCCTTCCGGGATAGCTGTCGGAACCAATCACCTTGGTGATGGCGCTGTCTAGAAAACGCTTACGGGCATCGCCTGCCATCACAAGATGAGTGGCAAGCACTGCAATACCAGTTGCTCCCGCATCTCTACAACGTTCTGCCGTCTGGATAATGGAACCACCGGTACGAATCATATCATCACAGATAACCGCAGTCTTCCCCTTAACAACACTTGAAACCTGACTGACGATGGTCTTGTCGGTATCGTAACGATCCTTGTCGGCTGCAGTGTGCGAACATTTAAGGAGGCTGGCAAGTTTCGCCACCTGTTTTGAAAAGCCATAATCAGGAGAGACCAGAACAAACTCCCCAAGATCCATCTTCTTCAGATGTTCAACCACAAGCTCGCCGGTCCAGATATGTTTCGTTGAGACCTCACCTCCATGGGCATGCAGTACAGCCTCGGAGTGGAGATCAACAAAGGCGACGAAATCGGGACGAGCCCGGAATATCTGTCTAGCCCTGGTGACCCCCTTGGGAATCT comes from Desulfocapsa sulfexigens DSM 10523 and encodes:
- a CDS encoding ABC transporter ATP-binding protein, which produces MINQESLFSATNICKSFHSGTEKIEILKDLGFSINQGEMIAIVGASGSGKTTLLQILGTLDSPDSGEILFNGRNLTTMSDNALSRFRNKSVGFIFQFHHLLPEFTALENVMMPGLIAGKSKLEMKGPAMKLLKQVELDHRTGHKVNELSGGEQQRTALARALIMKPALLLADEPTGNLDGRSGNIVFDLIKSLCRDMQLATIMVTHNRELAQKMDSTFTLENKILARQSTVSSHDITTE
- a CDS encoding lipoprotein-releasing ABC transporter permease subunit; translation: MFEWFISLRYLRAQHKQKFISLISFISVAGITMGVMALIVVLAVYSGFTNGLRDQILGINSHLIVQRLGGIIPDYTLVRDRIVTINDVTGATPYLYAQTLLSGTRGGTGVVLRGIDPATARGVIALPEQMVEGSIDGLIQDTNARLPGIILGIAMAADLHVTVGGKVRLISPAGPLTPMGIIPKIKTCQIVGIFESGMYEYDSTIAYMHIPAVQDFLESGDVVHGIEVTVKEKELNRADRVGKQIVELLGSTFVAKDWMSMNRNLFAAFKLEKIGMFICVALIILVAALNIVSALIMVVMEKDKDIAILKSMGATSGTIMKIFFYQGLVIGVLGTFLGVLGGLGLCEILSRYQFIELPSNVYPMNTLPIKVLPMDVTIIAVSALVITLSATIYPSWKASRVKPAEVLS
- the prs gene encoding ribose-phosphate diphosphokinase, with the translated sequence MKSRSGYVVVANLASTDVGKKVAAELGLEFTAMERRLFADGENYHAFPKDIAGKALIIVASTHTEESHQELMDLIQGGRYYNAASVNVVIPYLGYSTMERAKRGTFEIPKGVTRARQIFRARPDFVAFVDLHSEAVLHAHGGEVSTKHIWTGELVVEHLKKMDLGEFVLVSPDYGFSKQVAKLASLLKCSHTAADKDRYDTDKTIVSQVSSVVKGKTAVICDDMIRTGGSIIQTAERCRDAGATGIAVLATHLVMAGDARKRFLDSAITKVIGSDSYPGRVSDDLLEVYSLAPLFADVLRNYLKIG
- a CDS encoding helix-turn-helix domain-containing protein gives rise to the protein MSPINHQLQLASDFVQYTGSTLFLTGKAGTGKTTFLHGLQEQTPKRMIITAPTGVAAMNAGGVTLHSFFQLPFGPYIPGSDSYERNSQRQFRFSKEKKKIIQSLDLLVIDEISMVRADLLDAVDAALRRHRHSEQPFGGVQLLMIGDLHQLSPVAKQHEWNLLQKYYESVYFFSSKALSQTELLTIELKHIYRQSDENFISILNSVRENRLDPPTINALNERFISDFIPSEDQGYITLTTHNASAESINQTRLRELGGKKYSFTAAISGDFPEHIYPTLPQLTLKKGAQVMFVRNDPSPEKEYYNGKIGKITAIIGKTIFVLCPGDAEEVEVEPVSWENIKYTINEANKEIEEEVVGRFDQYPLKLAWAITIHKSQGLTFERAIIDAQGAFAHGQVYVALSRCKTLEGLVLSSPISTSGVATDRVVLQFDKLCRSNPPSERILHEAKISYQQKLLYECFDFTLLAKHLGYLVHLLKRNARVIQLSGTGDLTLIEQQARESIFSVSENFRNQLWTIFKDNNLPETDKHILDRIKKASYWFQEKFSAIFDGSVQSLHFETDNKELRKKISNVLNNCRKEIVVKSAGMKSCENGFSPSGYLRAVSVAEIDFQPLTVKKQQAATYTESDIEHPELFDILRDWRTAKATELDVARFQVLYQRVLIQIVVCLPQSLKELLAIPGVGKKTVENYGDDIVTLVRTYREKENIETVSLPEPEANKPKTMESRKESTRDISLEMFTAGKSVKDIAGERGLAPSTIEKHLCFFVQTGKLSVDTLLSPDLQKRIAAGIAAAEDDTLKAIKSQLGDDFSYSQIQMMLAHRRFLEKSE